In Megalops cyprinoides isolate fMegCyp1 chromosome 12, fMegCyp1.pri, whole genome shotgun sequence, the sequence ATATGTATTGTCAAAGAACCACACTGCAAGGgcttaaatgtaaataattctAAATCATTTAATGGTGTAATTGAGGGAAATGCAACACAAAGGTCTGAATTTACAACCGTTTTGAAACCTTATCATGGAATCGATAAAGCTCATGAGGTGCTTTGCAATTTCCAGTTTTATGTGAATGACGTAGCTTGCATCTGCACTTGGAACTTCTCTTTCGGGGAAGGAGGTTTGGATTACGTGCGGTCCCTCTTGACCTGTAGTGCCGTGATCACCGTCCAAAAGGGAAAGGCTGGGgcaatgtcacatttaatgATATCGACTTAGCCTACAGTTAATATCTGAATCCAACCCAACCCACAGAGGCTATTTTGGATTGTTTCCAATAAAGTTTGAATGGCGTCAGCAATGGTCACGTTATATCcatctaaaaaaaacacagcagcacgAACAAATATGTTTAGCCTACGGCACAAACGTCGGGTgctggtgacatcacagtccataaaatataatgtttagcctatgtcttcaaaaaaaatgaaaacatggcagcgtaaacaaaacatacaaacgtATAGTTAGTTGGCCAGCTATCTATTTTGGACAATTTGTGAATCATTACACACCTACCCTTACGTTTTACGACATAATTAGCTCTCTCTGATCCGATTAGGCCTACAACTTTGTCCAGGTTCTAGTGCTGCACGAGCTGCGTTATTCGCGTCAAATCTGAGCTACTCGCTAGATGTAAATATCTTAAAAAGTAGGacaaatatcagacagacacctttacGTTATATATAAAccgcatttatttttgtgtgctttattGCCAGCgttaatgcattattttaccTAACGTTAATGACACAACGTTAATTACCTTGATGGCTACTatgtaactaacgttagctaattagcaaatgcaactcaggccttgtaagtaattagctggcttaaaaaatagctacaagtgcttgtcatttttaagtgttggatatttccaaatagcgctgcatcgtaagtttactgggatcccatgataatgttattgctcttggcattgaagcgctctgtgtaggcctatcaggaaataatgtaatgccaaagtttttttcagggcaccaaccagcaaaacgttgcacagtagaacccactttcttcgttatggagaaagcagtgTTCTGGAAGTCGACgcagaatttttgccatgaagtacagtgtttatccaaagcatgaccggacgaacgaaaattatcatggcacaaacgTAGAAGAAAATAAcgtgaccatttaggagcaatttggagaaggttggggtgctgggtgacgtcatcgcctaaaaatataatgtttatatctagaaatccatagcagcacaaacgaaaatttttacggcacaaacgaacagtaataccatttcgatttttttttaaatacttggggtgccaacttcacgcaggtgaTTTGGAAGTATTGCACTTAAAATCATGCCCTGCTCAAGACTTGCACATACACCAGTTAGGTATGCCTCAATTAAAACATCATTGATGTACACTAGTGCaacgttagttagctaaacCATCCGCTGTTAATGTATACAGTTCAAACTGTAGACCACACGCGTAACGTAATGCTGCAAAGACCAATGATTACGTTCGCGCAATTACGTCATAACTTCTAACGTGATAATTGCGTACGCGTTCTGGACGCAGGATCTTACGCTCTGAGTTGGAACATTGTGAACATCTCTTTTTAGATCCAGTGAGAAAGTTTTAAACAGCTGTATTAGCAGGTTTAGGTAAGTACCTAGCTGCCAACCGTTCCCCTCAGCCTTGCGCCTTCTTCAGCAGGCCCCTGTAACATTATAGGTAGCAAGCTGATATTTTTGATATCGAGTCGTAAGGTGATGAGTGTTTAGCTTCCTGGCTAACTTAGCTGACGTTATATTTCGATGCTCATTTTGTGGCGAGCCAGTCTGCATTTGTAATCAACGCCCCGGGTATCGTTACACTGTGCCACCCGTTAGCTGATTAGATCCTTTAGCCACATAGTTTAGCAAGCTGGCCAAAGAGATACTTGGcctggcttgctagctaactggctggctagttagctaaccgTAACTACATCTAAAGAAGGCACTCGGAGCGTGTTACGCTGGTGCAAGACGGCCTTCTGTGTTTGCTTGATTAATCGATCTGCAGGTAACACACGGAGCGAACATGTCACgtgaacatttaaaatacaatttcgTCTAGAACGGAATTcatggaagagagagatgaaagaaaatTCCTCCTTATTCATAGAAGTTACGTTAACTGTGAAGTTGCTGAGGTTGATGGGTAACTTATCTAACTTGCCTCGCAAGCGTTCCTGTCCCACGTATTCCCATCGCGTCAAATATTGTTAAAAACCTTATCCGAATTGAGGTATTTTACGACGCACTGTTAGCGTGCTTTCGCGGATGAATGAATTATTTCGTGAGAATGAAAGGCAAAACAGGTCAGTACAAAATACTGCCCAAAGTAGGTATTAGTCTGTCTACTAAAACTAACGTTGGTAGCCTGCACTGATCATTATGTGGTATTCATTAGCGAGTTAGCCGGTTAGCTAATTCAGCAGCGTTATGAAGTAGGCCTGGCTAGTTGGATACATTAGGTTTTAAATGGGTGACTCCATTAGCTTGCTATGCCGTTGTTGCATACCTGACTTTGCGTAAATAGCCAGCAATTACAAATAACAGTAACTCAGTAGGTGTTCTGCACATGCACCATCACCGATTCGGGACGCATATTATGTCTCTATTATGTCTCTAACAGGACcaaaatgcagttgtttttgcGCGCGCAGAATACTCATACCCTGGAGGTGACGGGACAGGAGACTGTCCAAGACATCAAGGTGAGACTAGAAAGTTGTGGAAATAATGtaatctctgtgtgtgtattatgtgcAGCTGTTAGTATTTGCTTCTACTTGTTTGCATGCATTATTGCCAAGAATTTCACTGCAGACCATTAAAAATCCAGTTCTAACACTTGTAATCATTTGAAACACTCCATTTGAAACTGCACTTGATAAGGTGTACTGTTTGCCTGGTGATAGCTAGTCAGTAGGACGACCCACTTGTTTCTGCAATACTCACGTGGGATGTACCAGTCAAACTAAGAAGGTGTCGTGTAGGTTCACATCCAGGCCCTGGAAGGGGTGTCAGTGGAGGACCAGGTGCTGTTGCTGAATGGCACCCCTTTGGAGAACAGTCACTCTCTGCTGAATTGTGGGGTCTCTGAGCACTGCACTCTGGATTTAGTGGCCCGGATGCTGGGAGGTCAGTCCCGAAGATACTCAGTCGTCCAAAAAGATTCTGTCAAAACTGGTTCGTCTGAAGTAGAATTTACCTGAGTGCAtgtctgttcattcatttctcaCCAGGTAAAGTCCACGGCTCCTTGGCTCGTGCTGGCAAAGTAAGAGGACAGACACCAAAGGTTAGCAAGAAAGTTTTTGATTACTTTGGGTCTTTTGATATTCATAGTAACAAATATCTGACTCCCACAAAATAAATTGATTACTCTTGTGTATAAGAGAATATTTTGGcagttatatttcattttgttttcctgcaggTTGACAaacaggagaagaagaagaagaagactgGCCGTGCCAAGCGTCGCATCCAGTACAACCGGCGCTTTGTCAACGTGGTGCCCACGTTTGGCAAGAAGAAGGGCCCCAATGCCAACTCCTAAACTTTGCCCCCTTCCTCTGAAACATATGGTGAAGGGCTAACATTCCAGGTTCCAGTGATGATTACATGA encodes:
- the LOC118787148 gene encoding ubiquitin-like protein FUBI; the encoded protein is MQLFLRAQNTHTLEVTGQETVQDIKVHIQALEGVSVEDQVLLLNGTPLENSHSLLNCGVSEHCTLDLVARMLGGKVHGSLARAGKVRGQTPKVDKQEKKKKKTGRAKRRIQYNRRFVNVVPTFGKKKGPNANS